In Mus musculus strain C57BL/6J chromosome 14, GRCm38.p6 C57BL/6J, the following are encoded in one genomic region:
- the Tgds gene encoding dTDP-D-glucose 4,6-dehydratase — protein sequence MSAASREERSGPPGSFAKRVLVTGGAGFIASHVIVSLVEDYPDYMIVNLDKLDYCASLKNLEPVSNKQNYKFIQGDICDSHFVKLLFEVEKIDIVLHFAAQTHVDLSFVRAFEFTYVNVYGTHVLVNAAYEAGVEKFIYVSTDEVYGGSLDQEFDESSPKQPTNPYASSKAAAECFVQSYWERYKFPVVITRSSNVYGPHQYPEKVIPKFISLLQHNRKCCIHGSGLQRRNFLYAADVVEAFLTVLTKGEPGEIYNIGTNFEMSVVQLAKELIQLIKETNSESETESWVDYVSDRPHNDMRYPMKSEKIHSLGWKPKVPWEEGIKKTVEWYRKNFHNWKNAEKALEPFPVQPPFM from the exons ATGTCCGCTGCGAGCCGGGAGGAGCGTTCTGGTCCTCCCGGCAGCTTCGCGAAGCGGGTCCTGGTGACCGGGGGTGCTGGTTTCAT TGCGTCCCATGTGATTGTCTCCCTAGTAGAGGATTATCCCGACTATATGATCGTAAATCTAGACAAG CTGGATTACTGTGCAAGCTTGAAGAATCTGGAACCAGTCTCTAACAAGCAAAACTACAAGTTTATACAG GGTGACATTTGTGATTCTCACTTTGTGAAGTTGCTGTTTGAAGTGGAGAAAATAGATATAGTACTGCACTTTGCTGCACAGACACATGTAG ATCTTTCATTTGTCCGTGCCTTTGAGTTTACGTACGTCAATGTTTATGGTACTCATGTTTTGGTAAATGCTGCTTATGAAGCCGGAGTGGAGAAATTTATTTACGTCAGCACAGATGAAGTTTATGGTGGCAGTCTCGACCAG GAGTTTGATGAATCGTCCCCCAAACAACCTACAAACCCTTACGCTTCATCCAAGGCAGCTGCTGAATGTTTTGTGCAGTCTTACTGGGAAAGGTACAAG ttcccagttgtcatcacgagaagcAGCAACGTCTATGGACCACATCAGTATCCAGAAAAG GTTATTCCAAAGTTCATATCCTTGCTGCAGCACAACAGGAAGTG CTGTATTCATGGATCAGGGCTTCAAAGGAGAAACTTCCTCTATGCTGCTGATGTGGTAGAAGCCTTCCTCACTGTCCTCACAAAGGGCGAGCCAGGCGAGATCTACAACATCGGGACCAACTTTGAGATGTCGGTCGTCCAGCTTGCGAAAGAGCTAATACAGCTG ATCAAAGAGACCAATTCAGAGTCTGAAACGGAGAGCTGGGTGGACTATGTTAGTGACAG ACCTCACAATGACATGAGATATCCAATGAAGTCTGAAAAAATTCACAGTTTAGGATGGAAGCCCAAAGTGCCATgggaagaaggaataaagaaaacag TTGAGTGGTACCGAAAGAATTTTCACAACTGGAAGAATGCAGAAAAGGCATTAGAGCCCTTTCCAGTCCAGCCACCATTTATGTAA